A single window of Algiphilus sp. DNA harbors:
- a CDS encoding OmpA family protein, translating into MFNRFRTALAVIAGFGLVLPASAQLQDNRYYVAPAFSYSVADGDRMTDDGIGGQISFGKRVTSNMTAELTGFYSSYDAAFADGSGELKGVGLALNMFLVTDRPGFYIRSALHYGASEDLPCTTPADLDGCKHNYDSVVFDFGAGALIRPQFLSFLGEGTAIRTEAVYRMDSHEESTAGRGGDDAFYDGVFTVGLQIPIGSIYEEPEEEPEPQVVAADEPTCAEYPNLPDDVPVGDDGCPFDDDADTVANFEDECPGTPAGTAVDAVGCALPLSECRPPFPGESADARGCADGDTVVLRGVTFEFDSTRITPNARVILDEVADTLLAAPGLVIEIGGHTDSRGSDSYNQTLSRERADSVIAYLSDRGVAADQLEAEGYGETQPIASNDTEDGRELNRRVELKILETRDL; encoded by the coding sequence ATGTTCAATCGATTCCGCACGGCGCTTGCTGTGATCGCCGGATTCGGCCTCGTCCTGCCGGCCTCCGCCCAGCTCCAGGACAACCGCTACTACGTCGCACCCGCCTTCTCCTATTCCGTCGCGGACGGGGACCGCATGACGGATGACGGCATCGGCGGTCAGATCAGCTTCGGCAAGCGCGTCACCAGCAACATGACGGCCGAGCTCACCGGCTTCTACAGCAGCTACGACGCCGCCTTCGCCGACGGCTCAGGCGAGCTGAAGGGCGTCGGCCTGGCGCTGAACATGTTCCTGGTGACCGACCGCCCGGGCTTCTACATCCGCAGCGCGCTTCACTACGGTGCCTCCGAGGACCTGCCCTGCACGACGCCGGCGGACCTCGACGGCTGCAAGCACAACTACGACAGCGTGGTCTTCGACTTCGGCGCCGGCGCGCTGATCCGGCCGCAGTTCCTGTCGTTCCTCGGCGAGGGCACCGCCATCCGCACCGAGGCGGTCTACCGCATGGACTCGCACGAGGAGAGCACCGCGGGCCGCGGCGGCGACGATGCCTTCTACGACGGCGTCTTCACGGTCGGCCTGCAGATCCCGATCGGCTCGATCTACGAAGAACCCGAAGAGGAGCCGGAACCCCAGGTCGTGGCGGCCGACGAGCCGACCTGCGCCGAATACCCCAACCTGCCGGACGATGTCCCGGTGGGCGACGACGGCTGCCCCTTCGATGACGACGCCGATACCGTCGCCAACTTCGAGGACGAGTGCCCGGGCACGCCCGCCGGCACCGCCGTCGACGCGGTGGGCTGCGCACTGCCGCTCTCCGAGTGCCGTCCGCCGTTCCCGGGCGAATCCGCCGATGCGCGCGGCTGTGCCGACGGGGACACGGTCGTGCTGCGCGGCGTCACCTTCGAGTTCGACAGCACACGCATCACGCCCAATGCACGCGTGATCCTCGACGAGGTTGCCGACACCCTGCTGGCCGCGCCCGGCCTGGTGATCGAGATCGGCGGCCACACCGACAGTCGCGGCTCGGACAGCTACAACCAGACGCTGTCGCGCGAGCGTGCCGATTCCGTGATCGCCTATCTGAGCGACCGCGGTGTCGCGGCCGACCAGCTGGAGGCCGAGGGCTACGGCGAGACCCAGCCGATCGCCTCCAACGACACCGAGGACGGCCGCGAGCT